In Halobacteroides halobius DSM 5150, the genomic window AATAAAGATATACCTTTCCTCTAATTTCCACTAAAATAGTAACAAGGCTCTAATAAAATGTCAAACCAAAAATATCGATTAGAACAAGTTAGCTCACTTTTTCTTAAAATTTACTTAAGGGAGTTTTTATTTATTATCTTCTGCTGATTTGACTGCTTCAATAGTAGAGGATAATAATTCCTCTTTTGAATGAAAAATATTATCTTCTCCAATCATATCTATTATTCCTAAATTATCTAAAACTTCATAATGTTCTTCTTCTATCCCAGATAGAAATACTTGTTTTTCATTTTTTTGTACCTTAGTAATAAACTTCTCTAATTCTTTCACAGTAGTTATATCGATCCGACCAATATTCTTAATCCTAAATATAAATCCTTTAGCTGTTACTGAATTCAACTCTTCTTTAAAATTTTCTGCTGCACTAAAGTTTAAATCTCCTATTAGATCAATAACTATGTACTCATCCTCTGTTATTTTTTCTGGCTCTGTATAAGATAGTTTAGTATCAGACTCCTCATCATAACTAATATGGGACATATTAACCTTACTACTTTCTCTTAATACAATGCCTAATGAAATTAATACTCCCAAGTAAATTGCATACTCCAAACGAGGAAGTCCAATTGTAGCCAAAAGAGTAACACTAAAGATAAGCAAATCCGACTTAGTAGCTTTAAAAATTTGAATAACCTCATCTAAATCAATCATTCGCATTGCTACTACTATTACTAAAGCAGCTAGACTAGCAATTGGAATATACTTTAAAATTGGATTAAAAATTATAATAAATAAAATAATAATAATTGCTGTAAGAGTCTGGGCCAATTTAGTCTTAGCCCCTGCCTGATAATTAATAAAAGAATTAGTAAACGAGCCTGCACTCGCAAAACCATTATAAAAAGATGTACCTAAATTAACTAAGCCTTGGCCCAAAAACTCTTTATTTACTTTAACCTCTTCACCAGATCTATTCTCTAGTGATTTAACTACTGCCAAAGTCTGAATTAAACCTACAATAGCTACTGATAATGCCTTAGTATATATCTCACTTATAAATGTAAAATCAAACCTTGGAAGATCAAATTGAGGCAAAGATCCAGGTAATTTTCCTATCACTTTAATCTGATCAACTAATCCAAAGTAATAAACTACTAAAGTGGAAATAGCAATTGCTACTAAATAAGTAGGATATCTTTCATCAATTATTTCGCTAATTATAATACTAATAATTGTTACCAAACCTAAACTTAAAGCTATAGGATTAATAGCCTCTAAATGACCAAAAATGAAATATAAGGTCATAAAGATATTAGCTGTATTAGGGATTGATAATTGAAATAAATTACTTAATTGTCCTACCCCAATAATTATAGCTGTCCCAGTTGTTAAGCCAACTATAACAGGATGTGAAATATAATTTACTAATTTCCCTAATTTAAAGAGCCCAAAAAGAATTTGGAAGACACCTACTAAAAAAGTTAAGACTAATACAGCTGAAAAATAATTATCATCAGCTACAAAATCTAAGTTACTTGCTATAGCCATAGACATTAGATTTGTAGGGCCAACTATCATATGATTAGAAACTCCAACCAGAGAAGCTATTAACTTAGATACAACCGAAGTATATATTCCATAGATTGGATTAACCCCTACAATTAAAGCATACGCCATATTTTGAGGAATAGATAAAGCTGCTACCGAGGCTCCAGCAGTAATATCATCCTTAAAAGAAGTTAAATTATAATTTTTCATCTATTATCACTCAGCTTTCCTTATTTTCTTGACACTTAGGACATAAGCCATAAAATTTTATCCGATGCTCTATAATTTTATAACCTGTCTTAGTACTTAATTGATTATCAAATTGTTCTAAAGGGCACTCTAAAGGGCGAACCTCATCACATTCTAAACAGACTAAATGATGATGATGGTCATCAACTAGTTCAAATTTATTCTTCTGATCAGCAAAATTCAATTTGCGAACAATACCCTCGGCTACAAATTGATTTAAATTGCGATAAACTGTAGATAACCTTACTTTAGAGTTACTATCATCTAATTGACTAAATATTTCTTGAGCTGATATAGGGGTATCACTAGTAATTAATATCTTTAAAATAGCAATCCTTTGTTTAGTACATCTAATGCCCTTATTTTTTAATCTTTCTTCCCAATTTAATAATTGCTCCATTTAATTCACTTCCCCCTACCTAGTTATATTATAAAAATAAATAAATATCAAGCTACAATTGTAATTATCTTAATTTGATATTATAGATTAAACTGTTTAAAGCTCTGATATCCAATAACTATTAATAAACAACTTACACTAGATAAAATAATAGTACCTCCTGGGGCCAAATCTTGATAAAAAGAAATAAACAATCCCACATTAACAGCTAATAAGCCAAAAATAACACTATAAATGATTGTTTCCTTAAAACTTTTAGCCACTTGTAAGCTAGCTGCTACTGGTAAAGTTAACAATGATGAAACTAATAATCCGCCAATAATTCTCATTGAGATAGAAATAGTAATAGCTACTAAAATAATAAATAATAAATTAAGCAAAGTAACTGGTACCCCCACTAATTTTGCTTCTCCTTCATTGAAAGTTAAGAAGAAAAAACCATAATAAAAAGTAAAAATAACCCCCACAATTATAACTCCTAAAGGAATTATGGTTAATAAATCCTGCCTTGTAACTAAAGAAATACTACCAAACAAATAACTAAAAATTCCTGAACTGTTATTAGATAGACTAATCAATACTGTAGCTACTCCTAAGCCAGTAGCTAAAATAATAGATAATGATAATTCAGCATAGTCTTGATAATTCTTTCTTAATTTCTCAATACCTAAAGCTGCTATAACAGAAATTAGCAAAGCCATATAAACTGGATAAACTCCTAATATTATACCTAAGGCTACCCCTGCTAAAGCAACATGAGATAAAGTATTCCCAATTAATGACAATCTTTTTAAAACTAGAAAAACTCCAATCAAAGGACAAATAACAGCTATAATATTTCCTGCTATAAAAGCCCGCTGCATAAATGAATAAGTAAAAATCTCTAGCATTATTCCATTTTCACCGCCTAAAATAGTCATTATAATTAAAGTTTTCTGCTTGATGAGTAAATACTTGGCCCTTTTTAAAACACACAATTTTATCAGCCTGATTACTAATTACATGAATATCATGAGAAATCATTACTATTGTTATATCAAGTTCTTGACTTAAATTATTTAGCAACCTATAAAATTCTTCTTGTGCCTTAATATCTAATCCAACCAATGGTTCATCTAACAAAATAATTTCTGGTTGATTAATTAAAATCCTGGCAATAAAAATCCGTTGTTGTTGACCA contains:
- a CDS encoding Fur family transcriptional regulator yields the protein MEQLLNWEERLKNKGIRCTKQRIAILKILITSDTPISAQEIFSQLDDSNSKVRLSTVYRNLNQFVAEGIVRKLNFADQKNKFELVDDHHHHLVCLECDEVRPLECPLEQFDNQLSTKTGYKIIEHRIKFYGLCPKCQENKES
- a CDS encoding metal ABC transporter permease; amino-acid sequence: MLEIFTYSFMQRAFIAGNIIAVICPLIGVFLVLKRLSLIGNTLSHVALAGVALGIILGVYPVYMALLISVIAALGIEKLRKNYQDYAELSLSIILATGLGVATVLISLSNNSSGIFSYLFGSISLVTRQDLLTIIPLGVIIVGVIFTFYYGFFFLTFNEGEAKLVGVPVTLLNLLFIILVAITISISMRIIGGLLVSSLLTLPVAASLQVAKSFKETIIYSVIFGLLAVNVGLFISFYQDLAPGGTIILSSVSCLLIVIGYQSFKQFNL
- a CDS encoding SulP family inorganic anion transporter, which produces MKNYNLTSFKDDITAGASVAALSIPQNMAYALIVGVNPIYGIYTSVVSKLIASLVGVSNHMIVGPTNLMSMAIASNLDFVADDNYFSAVLVLTFLVGVFQILFGLFKLGKLVNYISHPVIVGLTTGTAIIIGVGQLSNLFQLSIPNTANIFMTLYFIFGHLEAINPIALSLGLVTIISIIISEIIDERYPTYLVAIAISTLVVYYFGLVDQIKVIGKLPGSLPQFDLPRFDFTFISEIYTKALSVAIVGLIQTLAVVKSLENRSGEEVKVNKEFLGQGLVNLGTSFYNGFASAGSFTNSFINYQAGAKTKLAQTLTAIIIILFIIIFNPILKYIPIASLAALVIVVAMRMIDLDEVIQIFKATKSDLLIFSVTLLATIGLPRLEYAIYLGVLISLGIVLRESSKVNMSHISYDEESDTKLSYTEPEKITEDEYIVIDLIGDLNFSAAENFKEELNSVTAKGFIFRIKNIGRIDITTVKELEKFITKVQKNEKQVFLSGIEEEHYEVLDNLGIIDMIGEDNIFHSKEELLSSTIEAVKSAEDNK